In Monodelphis domestica isolate mMonDom1 chromosome 1, mMonDom1.pri, whole genome shotgun sequence, the sequence TGGATAGGTTCATATTAACTcaaacatttacttcaagaatcGTTGTCTTTGCTCTCAGGGTCTTCAGCTTTAGTTTTGTTCCAAAGGTTCATGATTACTACAGACCCTGGCTTCAAAGACTACTCTCAATTGctaaattcctttttcctttttctgttctgcccccaccccccaaataaaTGGTTGCCTGTGGCatgcattctttttcttttttatcttgttGCTATATATCTCAGATCATGTCATTTTTTAGGGTTTATCTAAAAGTAAAAAACATTTCACAATCCCCAAATATTATATCAAGAAAGTGTCAGTGGGGAACTTGGATGAAGAAAATTCCTCTACTAGTGCAGGTCGACATTTTTGTTTGAAACTTATGGGGTTAGAGAGTTGTAGGAAGGTATCAAAAGGTCAAATGACCTGTTTGGGGTAATATAGATGGTACATGTCACTCAGGActagaacaaaaatatttgtctttgtatcagttTTCTCTTGAATACATGCTACCTTTTATCATAAAGAAACTAATTAGAAGTATAAAGAAAACTGCCTGAGTTTTCAAAGTAAATGGTCAAAATTTATGAGGTAAAGTGTACTGAGTATAGGGTAATTAATGAGAATTCTCTTGACCTAGACCacccctttcttttctctagaaAAGCACCAAATATTTTATCCCAAGTTAATTTGGGATTGTCTTAGCTATGTGTTTTGGTCTTAGACTATGGGTCCTCACTACAGCCCCAAATTAAATCAGGAAGTTTCCTAACTGCATGCCTCTAAATGTAATCCAAGACCCTAGACTAGGCACtatgttcttctctctctaaatatTCTCACTTATTGACTGTCATTTCCTATGGATTTATCATCTTTATTAATGTGACTCAGGAATATTTATATCCAACTTTAGTCTTTCCTGAGCTCAGGTCCTTAATCATTAACTTCCTATTAAACATTTCAGACTTGTCCTATagacttcctttaaaaaaaacaacaaacaacagaTCTTTATTacaaacattttcatttaaaaagaggAGGTTTAAGGACTAAAATGAAATGCCCTAGATAATGAGCATGGAGGTACAAGGGCACTACATCTAGCATAGGTGTTAGCATCCTATGTAGGCTCCTCTTGAGGTCACAgcagagaaaggcagaggaactacACTGTTTAAAAGTTAAGGATACTGTATAAAAATGCTACCATCATGAAATGTCTATAGTTCCCAGGATTGCAAGtgccattttatatttaaatagggATATTTATTAATAGAGAAAAAGTATAATTTCAGAAATATCAAGAAGAAAGTTAAGGTAATTGAAAGTGCATATAATTTAACATTACCTAATACAGACCGGGTGGTTTCTCAAAGTACTCTAACCTAAAAGTATGGGCAGAGTCCTCAGTGCCCATAATTCCAGAGTTCTGAAGCATCCTTTCCCTATGTTAATTCAAAATGAGAATGATCCTTTATGCTTCATCTTAACCATACCTAGGACCTTAGTCCTTACTGACCTGTGGTAAAATTCCCCAATTATTAACTTATTCTCTGGGAATTAATGAAGGGGAATTCTCTGTAGTCCttaaggatttaatttcttttaagacaTTTCTGATTGCAGAAGCTCCAAGGCTCAAGTATTAGATCTTTCGGACTTTCCTAGATCTCTGATATGGCTTATTTCTTTGAATTCACAGATCTGTTTTACCTACTTACTTATTCTGCCTCCTTAGCCACAATGACTATATGCAAGTGCTTTGGTCTTAACATATTTGCTCTTTCCCCAAGCCCTTTTATTCCCTATCTTCACACATTCCAGACTTTGTTTAATAACAAGGATAAAAGCAACATACAAATTAAGAGATATTATATCAAGTAATTAGAAGTACAAATCAAACCAACCCAGGCTTAGACCAATTACTGTCTAAATTTCCCAAGCTAATTCTTacctttatgagttcaaatctggcctcaaatacatACTAGCCACTTGACAGTCACTCACTTAGTccagtttgcctgagtttcctcatctgtaaaatgagttggagaaaaaaaaggcCAACCACTCctgtgtctttgtcaagaaaatcccaaatgtgctcatgaagagtctgacatagctgaaatgatggaacaacaacaatCCTTGCCTAAATTTGTCCAAGAGTACCCTGGCCTATCCTGATTCTCCTTAAGATGAGTGCCTATTACTGCTTTATCCCAAAAGGATAATTGTACCTTTCCttttagacacacacacacacacacacagctgatTCTGGGATTCATCCATCTGGGTTTTTTTTCGTCTAAGCTCATTGTTTTACTCTTCCAGTTCCAGTTTCAACATCAGTCATTCAGGAAACCTCTAATAACATTAACAACTTGATATATTTGAGGTACTTCCCCTATGTTACTTCCTAATACTTCCAAAGAAGTTAAACTTCTTTAGAGTCATAGgattacacacacatatgtacagacacacatatactcacatacatatacatatatatataaaacttggaAGAACCCTTCAGGGTTATTGTAttgaacttcttcattttacagatgaagatattgaggcccagagatgctAAGTGACTTACTGGAAGTCATATATGCAGTAAGTAGCCAAAGCAGAACTTGATATTTCCAAGTCTGGTGTTCCTTCCACTGCATCATGGCCTCCCCCTTTGTTACTTGTTAAAATATTCGAGGCCAAGGAATCCGTTTCTTTTTGCAAggattgagagctggaaagaTTAGTCTGTTTAGTTGAAAGTTTTCTGACTCCTCAAAAACACTTGAAAACAAGGGAAaactaagaaaatagaaaataagatatACCTATTATTAAAGAGCACAATTAAATCTAATATACAAATATTCCAAAATTTCATGGAAGATAATTCCTTTTGAAAAATAagtcaggggggcagctgggtagttccgtggattgagccaggcctagagacgggaggtcctaggttcaaatctggcctcagacacttcccagctgtgtgaccctgggcaagtcacttaacccccattgcctagcccttaccactcttctgccttggaaccaatacagagtgttgattccaaaatggaaggtaagggtttaaaaaaaaaagaaaaagaagtcagttAACAAAAGTTCACTTTTCTATGAAAGCCCCTTTTAGTTATTCTTTGCATATAAAATGCTCATGTTTCTTGATGTttaacttcaaaagaaaaaatattttaaaaaataaaccaaattgtCAAGCATACTGGTTTTCCTATTCCCTTTCAAAGAGCCTAGAATTCAATGTTTCCTTATATTAAAAAACACAATACATCTATTGGGTGGTAATCATATCACTTTCAATTCATAGGGCTACTTGAATTTGCAAGATATTTTAGACAAACTAATCTAAGTTGGGAAATTACGTTTTTCTAATCATTAAGTAATCATACTCTTCACCCAAAATAAGATAAGGGGAACTTGATCACACACcccccccaaatatatatatatagatatatatctatatatagatatatatatctaTCAAAGAACAATTTTTCCATGACCttgaaaatcttagaaaaacctCCAAAGTGCACAAACACTCCCCTTTCCCCATTGTTATTCACAATGTGCATTTcaagaaaaatgtaaaggaaaatttaaagtcTCAGATGTTGAATTGATACCTTAACTCTCAAGCATTTAAAAAGAGCCAAGTGTGACCTTTACCCACATTATTACAGTTCCATTTTCTTTAATAGCTGAAGAAAAACTGGACTACATTTGAAAGATTTTCCATATGACATTCATTTATAGAATCTCTTCCCAGTATGAATTTTTTGATGCTTAATAAGGGATGAGCTGAcgctgaaggctttcccacattcattacaatgatagggtttctctccagtatggattctctgatgctgagTAAGGTGACCTTTCTGCCTAAAAGattttccacattcattgcatttatagggtttctctccggtatggattctctgatgttgagtaaGGTAGGTGTTCCACCTGAAggtcttcccacattcattacattcatagggtttttctcctgtatgaattctctgatgctgaGTAAGGTCTGCACTCCAACTGAAGGAtttcccacattcactacatgtatagggtttttctccagtatggattctgtGATGTTTAGTAAGATGTCCCATCTGGCTGAAAgacttcccacattcattacattcatagggtttctctccagtatgaattctctcaTGTTCAGTAAGTGATGAGCTGTGgttaaaggctttcccacatatGTCACACGAATAGGGTTTTGTCCCAGTATGGATTCTTATATGTTCAAAAAACGATGAACTATAGTTGAAAGCTTTCCCACAATCACTACATTTgtagggcttctctccagtatgaattctcagATGAGCAGGGAGGGATGAGCTATGTCTAAAAGTTTTCCCACACTCATTACATTCATAGGTTTTTATTCCAGTATGAATTTTTTGATGTTGAACGAGATGTCTCTTCCAGTGGAAGACTTTCCCACATTTGTCACATTTGTATGGTAGCTCTCCAGAGGTTCTTTTATCATATTCATTAAGATCTGAGTGGGGAATAAACATTTTCTTGCATTCATTAACCTTACAAGGTTTCTTCCCTGATGTAGGGACTTGATTACCTTTAGTTAATTTGGGTCCAGAATACTGTTTGAAGTTTCTTAAATGTGTGTCACATTTGTGGAGATTTTTTCCTGCAGAAATTTTCTCTTTGGGAGAAAGGATTTGTTCTCCATTTAAGCTCTCAGATTTCTTACATTCATGGCtgcttatatttttagaagttttctTGTGGCCAACTGTTGCTTGCTGGCAGTGTTTCTTTTGGTTGTCTTGTTGCTTCTCTAATCTGATTTCACATTTTCTAGGTGTCTCTAAACTGCAGTCTGAGGAACCATCCCTTGTAAGTTGTTCTTGAGCTGATGCTTTCAAAGTAGTATCTTGCTTTGGAATTAACTCTGTGATTCTTGAAGGAGTCTTCTTATCTGGAAGGGGGGGAAAAAAGTAAATGTTGATTCCTCCTAATTACACCTCGATGAAATCATAGCAAATCATTGGATCTCTGTCCCTCAGTTTTTCTCcctataaaatatggataatactTGTACTATTTACATTAGAGGATTATTGATgtgttttataaattataaagcaataaatataaaattattgtaTTGAAAGCATAATAACATTAACaatgaatataaaagagaaaaatctttcCTGTCAGTCTCAAATGAACTTGTCATGCTTCTAGACAAGGAGAAAAGTTCTAAGATAAATCTAACTCAGGAAATATTTTTCCTGAGCCAAACTTTATCAAAGACTACTGACCTAGGCTAGATGATTGTATTAATACAAGACTATCTTTTCATACTTCTTATTCTGAGAGTCCCACATTAGGATTTGGCTTACCAGGGAACATGAACAGAAAACATTATAATTGGTCTATGAATTAGTACCTGACTCTGGAAAGGAGACAGAGTTTGCCTAGAAAAAATAGGGGTGAGTGATACTGGACTCCAAAGGGAGCATCAGACCAATTGTGTAACTGTGGCCCAAGAGTATTGGGCTACAAGAGTCCAATTTCAGGGCAACTATCCTGAAAAAGCCTTAGTGAATCGCAGGAAAGGCaatgaggtggtacagtggttgggccagaagtcaggaagttCGGCCTCAgcatcagatatttactagctgtgtgaccttgagcaagtcacaatctctgactcagttttcttaaactatgaagtggagataataatagcaactacttcccagggttgttgtgaggatccaataagatcatatttgtaaaatgtttagcacaatgcctggtacttAAGctgtcattatcatcattattttaaattatttattagcaTAATattacaataacaacaataataaatacaaatgatATAAGCAGCAAAGATGGTACCAGTTTGCTTTGGGGAGCATATTTCTCTATATAACTACATTGCTTACTGTTGCTGTAAGGGTCACCTGCTCCTTTAAAACAcaaaaacagggggcagctgggtggctcagtggattgagtcaggcctagagacgggaggtcctaggttcaaatctggcctcagacatttcccagctgtgtgaccctgggcaagtcacttaacccccattgcctagcccttaccactcttctgccttggagccaatactgtgtattggctccaaggcagaaggtaagggttttataaaaaaacaaaacaaaacaaaacattaccttccatcttagaatcaatagtatgcattggttccaaggcagaagagtagtaatagctaggcaatgaaggttaagtgacttgcccagggtcacaaagctaggaagtatctgaggccaaatttgaacccaggacttcctgtctctggggctggctctccatccactgaaccacttagcttccCCCTCACCTGTTTCTTCTTCAGCTTCCATTATTCCAACAATAATGTGTCCTATGTCTGGGACAAAGTCATCTAATGTATACTGAGAGCCTACTAAGTGTTCAGAACTGGAGATGAAGAAGAATTGAAAGACAACATCTCTTATCTTCAGGTGCTGTGATTTGGGTGGGGAGAATGATGCTAATGTATAAAACAATCATGGACCAAGAAAATGTTTCCCCAAGTTGGGAGACTACATGATACAGACTGATACAGACTGCAAGAGGTTCAGAAGACCATAGAAAGGAAGATTCTGCAGTGGTTACAGTCCTCAGGGAAAGGCAATGGCAAGTTAGGGCTTACTGCAGGACTATAAAAGAGAGGCATGATATGGATGGCTCTGCTAGTTGGGGGCACAGTATAATTAAAAACACAGACACAGTAAGTGAGGCATAAGGTTCAGTAACAACATTAGAAAGAAACCATTTTGGGAAGGAGTAAAAAATAAGGTTGTACAGGAATGGTGTGAAGGTTGAGGATCCTTATTCTCTTGGGTAAATCATTATATTTCTTGACAATAGAGATGGTTTTGGCTTTCTCTTTGCCAATATTTATTCTCTATGTTTTTTCTTACCTTGTTGCTGAAGACAGTATTTTTAGTACTAAGTCAAATAGTAATGGTGATGGTGGGCATCTTTATTTCACATTTAGTGGAAAATCATCTAATTTTTCTCTGTTACTAACATTAGCTCAGTTTTCAATGGATGTTTGTTCATTATATAAGGAAAGATCTTTTCACTTTCATGTAtttcaaatcaatttttaatatttaattttattgaaggTTTTTTCTATATTAACTGAAGTAAAACATACAAAATATGGGAAATATTTTGGTGTGTTTTGGAGATTTTTCAGATGATGGAGAAACTGGAAAGTAGCTAGCACAGGTAGCAAAGTCAAACACaacctttgtatattttttaaaaaattaagaaagaccTATATatatttgaaggcagaaggaaagaggaagaggcaaTGAAGATACCAATAAGAGACTAACCATGGGAAAGATGATACAGAGGGGTAGTGAGGGACAGAATTCAAGGGAGAGGTGGAAGGGCTTCCTTTGGAAATAGAGGAGACAATTTTCTGTAACtaaagagaagcatgaaaaagatatcagaaagTTAACTTGTTAAAAAACATTGACGGCCTACAAATTATGATTCCTAGTAGTAGCCCTTCTTTAGCAACCTGACAGACTGAGGAGATCTCcctttccaattttccaaacGTGTATTTTCCTGATTAATCAGTCAATTTGTTGTCTGCAATGACTCACCTGGAGAGCTACATCTTGAGACTTCTTTCTCCAGCATCACTGGTGCCTGAGATTGTTCCAATTGGGTGACGACATCTGGTTTGGGAATTGACAGCCCTACTCAtgaggaaagaaatgggaaaatgctGGAGATGAAGAGTTATCATAGAATTCAATCCTAGActcttccattttttgggaagaaAGTACATATTTGGAAGGTCCAGATAGTAAGATAAAGGACCTCTTCAGGACACTCTATATTGTGTTctcagaaaaagaaggcagatggATACATTTCATGTCTTTAAGCATCTGTGCTAGGACCCTGGGGAAAGAGTCTTTGATCTAGGAAGGGACAGCTTAGCCTAAGGAATAGTATAATGAAGGTACTAATTTCCAGTTCTACAAAGACTTTTCATCAGGGATGAGGAGCCAAAACATCCTATCTCTCAACTTAAAAGGGCAAAAATCCTACCCTGaatgacaaaacaaaacttgGTTAAGTATTTCAGACGTCTTAATAGTTTTAGCAAGTGTGGAAGCAAAGATGTCTTAAAGAGGAGGTTCTGAGTCATTTTATGGGTGGAGTCAGAGGGAAGATTCTTACCCAGGGAGACTAGGTTTCTATAGTTCTCCAGCATAACATCCCTGTACAGGTCCCTCTGAGCAGAGTCTAGTAGATCCCATTCCTCCAAGGTGAAATCCACAGCCACATCCCTGAATTCTGTTGATTTCTGAAATGCCAAAGACATTTCTGCTCAATCTGTGACCATTTCCCCATGTAGGCCTGGGAAGAGTTGGAATCATTACAGGAGGTAAAAAACACTTAAAGGCAGTGATTCTGATAATATTCAGGGTTCTAGTATAATAATAAAGTGAAACAATTGCTTATTCCCTACTATGTATCTAGGCATTGTGCTGAATTCTAAGGGAGGTACAAAGAAGTAGACATAGATCCCAATTTTGTGGAACAGTTTAATAGGGAATAAAACATGCAAAATAATTAGAGAGCAAGTCAAAACAGTATATAAGCAAGCACTCAATTATCTGTATCTGGCCAGATAGTAATGTCATGAGGACTCAAAGAAGAATGATAAGTGAGGGCTCCTGTACTAAGGGAAGATAGCATCCACCATTCCAACTTGACCTTTAAAATATGTTATTGGATACCCCAAATGGGAAATAAATGGAGGAAGACATTAACatcaattgttttattttatattttattttatttttttataaataattttattattttataaataaatttaactgAAAAAAGTTAAGTGCAATAATGAGAAGATCAAAAGAGACTGAAGATTTAACCAGCCAACAGTTAAACTATTGACAAAGTGAAGAAATATAGTCAAGGGAGATATGAACTAATATGCAAAATCTTATGAAGGATGCTTCTGGGGCAAAGCCATGATGGCAGAGTAGAGAAAGCACCTGAGCTCTTCCAACgttcccctccaaataactttaaaataatgccttaaatCATGGAGTGGCAGGGTCAATAAAAGGTTGAAATGAGGCATTTTTTCCagacaaaaacaacaaaggaGGTTAAAAAGGAGAGTTCTTACTTATATCACTAAATGTGCAgatgaataaaagagaaagagatcaatgaattcaatatgcaaacaaaaataattagaaaaagaacaaattaaaaccccccaattaaacatcaaaatGAAAACCTTGAAAAACAAAGgacagttaaaaaacaaaaccaaaaaacactAACTAATAAGTAAAACCAAGAGTTGATTttattggaaaaacaaacaaacagtaaaataaaccactagttaatttgattaaaaaaagaaagaaaatcaaatttcaaaaaaaaaaaaaaatgaagagtgaaTACACCattgatgaagatgaaattaaagcaattattaggaatattttgcctaattatgATAGTAAAATTGACAATCTAAGTGAattagatgaatatttataaaatatatatatattgctcagATTTATAGAAGAGAATATATGAATAACccaatcttagaaaaagaaactgaacaaatcataaatgagctccctaagaaaatcCCAGAACCAGATGGATTTGGAAGTTAATTCTACCAAACACTTAAGGAAACTTTAATCTTAatagtatataaattatttgagggaaaaaaaagtaaaaaaagagtcCTACTAAATTCCCTTTATGATAAATATGATCTTGATACCTAAACTAGGGAgagcaaaaatagaaagaaaaagatcaattttcttaataaatcccaatgcaaacattttaaataaaatattagcaagaagATTACAGTAATATATCACACAGGTCAGACACTATAACTAGGTGTGATTTATATCAGAAATTCAAGAGTCAttcattataaagaaaattataaggaTAACTAAACATATCAGTAATAAAACAGCAAAATAATGAatagaatagattaaaaaaaaacttgacaaaatacaacattcattcctgtttaaaaaaacaacaactagaaagcacaggaatagaattagtctttcttaaaataagtagtctatctaaaatcaagagcaagcattatctatctataatgggaataagctagaagccttcccagtatgattagaggtgaggaaaagttattcattatcaccactattattaaatattatactagaaatgctagctatgtcaataagacaagaaaaagaaaatgaatgaataggaacgggcaatgaggaaacaaaatatcACTCTTTGAAGGAGATTTATAGTATATTTAGGGAACCAcggagaattaactaaaaaactagttgaaataattaattttgggaAAGTAGCAGGATGTAAAATCAATATATATAAGcccattagcatttctatatattaccaacaaaatccagtaggatgagatagaaagagaaattccatttaaaataacttcaatTACTATAAATTTTGAGGGTCTGTCAAAACAAATTTAGGGACCATATGCACAAAATTACAGAAAACTTTTCAAACAAagacagatctaaataactggagaaatattaattgtttgtgCATAGGATGagacaatataatgaaaatgccAATTTCTACTAAAATTAGTTATTTAGTGCTATATCATTCAAGttacaaaagaattattttacagagctagaaaaaataataacattcatctggaagaacaaaaggttaagaatattaagggaatcaatgaaaaaaatgtgacgGTAGgatggtgacctagcagtaccagatttcaactATATTACAAGTAGTAAGCATCGAAACaatcaaataagaaataaagcAGTATATGAGTAGAATAGATTTGATacataataaatagtaataaatgaccatagtacTTTAGAATTTGACAAACCCCCAAATTCAAGCTTTTAAAAGAActtaatatttgacaaaaactacagggaaaactagaaagtaatttggcagaaattaggtaaaGACCAAGATCTCATACACTGCTTACCAaggtaagatcaaaatggatcCATGAGTTAGACATTAAGGGTTATTTTACAAGCAACTTAGGGGAGCACGGAAAAATTTAGCTGTCAAAGCTGTGGATAAAGGAAGAGCTTGTGACTGAATAAGAGATATAGAGGAttataggaaataaaatagaaaattctgaTTTCATGAAATTGCAAAGGTTTTACATGAACAAAACTAATCcagccaaaattagaagcaaaacaggaaaatggggaaaattttatagcctatttctctgataaaggcttcacttctcaaatatacagGAAACttagccaaatttataaaaatgagaaccattcttcaaataataaatgatcaaaagtaTAATCAGGAAGTTTtcaatagaagaaatagaaggtattaacagtcacataaaaatgctctaaatcactactgattaaaggaatgcaaatgaaaacatacctcacaaattggctaacatgaaagaaaaggaaaatgataaatgctagaggggaGATAGAAAAGTTGGTATACTGATGTACTGTTGGGGAAATTGTGAACTAgcccaaccattctagagaacaagttgggactatgcccaaaggacaataaaactgtgtatacctttcaACTTAGCATTACTACTATGAGGTTCatatttcaaagagattaaagaaaagggaaaataacctatatataaaaatatttatagtagttcttttcaTAGTggcttagaaatagaaattgaggggatgcctaaCAActgggaatagctgaacaaattgtgctaacAGATACTGATAGAATACtactatgttataagaaatgatgagtagaaaaacctgggaagatctaTATAAAcgaatgcaaagtgaagtgagcagaaccaggagaactttgttgtaacaaagatcaactgtgaaaaacagCTACTTTGGTCAAGGCAATAATATAAGGCAACTCTGaaggatttattaaaaaatgctatacaaatccatgtataacccagggaaattgtttgccagctctgggatggggtagaggggagggagagaacatgaatcaggtaaccatgaaaaagtatttaaaaaataaaataaaaattatactttaaaaaatgctatccacttccacaAAGAGAAATGAGGAAGTATGAGTagagattgaagcatatttttttcattttcttcatgtttcttacttttttttaaaaaattattttctcaacatttctaatatggaaatatattttccataatttcacatatatgattgatatcatattacctgcctacTCAAGAAgtgggagggaggtagagaattttgaaataaacaatttttaaaatgtcagaaataaataaatgaaaagattatgCTATAACTACTCCTGAAAGGAATACCGAAAAAAACCTTAAGAAGTAGGGAAATAGAAGATCATGAGGAGTATCAATTGATGAAACAGTGAgataaattagaaggaaaaaactcACTGACAGGAAGTTTGGTCACAGAGCCAACTAAATAAAGTCATCTTAATGGCATTACAGGATGAAATTGtaaggaggaaaacaaaaaaaaagtctttaaagattttatttgtaACAAACTTTTATATCAAGGACTGTGAGAAGATATTTAGATTCCCATTAAAGCCTAATAGTGTTTCTGGAGGAAGTAGAAGTGACACTATAGAAAGCAAGGATGAGAAAAGCAGCTGGAAGAGAGCAAATATGCACAGAATATTGTTTGTGCTAGAGGGAACAAGTACTGATTATTAcagaaatgagggagaaaaagatACCAAAGACATGGAAAATATCTCAcactttattattaaaaaaagtgGCTGAAAGAACATCAATACCAATCAGCTCATATTTATTTGCCCCTCTtagtaaatttttaataattcataGAATAAGGTACATATCTACCTAGGGTATCATTGGAATGAAAATGAGTTATGAAAAGAGAATGGGCAGATTTTCCCAAGAAATATTTCATGGAAAACTACAACTTTACTATCCTACAAATGGcagatatagaaaatataagtgctcactgaatttattttttatgggctctaaaaaatattttttgtttggtaGAACAAAATCGTAAGGAGTTTTATAGGCTCTCCTCCTACAAGGTTAAATTGCaagatttcttgaaaaatgaaatgagggaGAATCTTGTTTAATAACCCTCTGACTGACATCAAAACAGGAGATTAAATAGAGATACATTCTTAACAAAGGTGTTCACCATCGACATGAAAGAAATTCAGCACAGAGGGCAAGTTGAAGAAAGGTTTCTTATAGATGGTAAGGTTTTTCAgatatttgtgtttgtgtataaCATGATGCTAATTAAATCCAATTTGTGATAGTATTATCTGTCACAATTGGGCTgggatatttcttttctttaaaggatAGTTAAACTGGTCTTGGTTCAAAGGACTCAACCAAACTGGTTGCCCTCTTTTGGAAACTCTCCAGCATGTCAAAATAATTCCTAAACTGTGGATCTTGTCTCATTAGAGCAAAGAGACTAT encodes:
- the LOC100016180 gene encoding zinc finger protein 383-like; translated protein: MATSGSTQHPHLQEQDEVLRMSFSEENETHLKGNTFDAAISHRNFRHFQYSEADGPQKTLHHLRELCHQWLRPDIHTKEQILEMLVLEQFWAILPGEIRTWVKSHHPKNGEEVVNLIEDLTQMLKEEVLPSQDSGLPQEEERVVPEVMIVNSQKSTEFRDVAVDFTLEEWDLLDSAQRDLYRDVMLENYRNLVSLGLSIPKPDVVTQLEQSQAPVMLEKEVSRCSSPDKKTPSRITELIPKQDTTLKASAQEQLTRDGSSDCSLETPRKCEIRLEKQQDNQKKHCQQATVGHKKTSKNISSHECKKSESLNGEQILSPKEKISAGKNLHKCDTHLRNFKQYSGPKLTKGNQVPTSGKKPCKVNECKKMFIPHSDLNEYDKRTSGELPYKCDKCGKVFHWKRHLVQHQKIHTGIKTYECNECGKTFRHSSSLPAHLRIHTGEKPYKCSDCGKAFNYSSSFFEHIRIHTGTKPYSCDICGKAFNHSSSLTEHERIHTGEKPYECNECGKSFSQMGHLTKHHRIHTGEKPYTCSECGKSFSWSADLTQHQRIHTGEKPYECNECGKTFRWNTYLTQHQRIHTGEKPYKCNECGKSFRQKGHLTQHQRIHTGEKPYHCNECGKAFSVSSSLIKHQKIHTGKRFYK